CGCCTTTAGGGCCAAGCAAGAGTGAAGCGTAAAATTCGACCTGCAAATTATAGCCGGGATTGTCGAGCCCACCGCGGCCTACGGAGTAAACCTTGATGATATTGGCACCGTCTGTCGTCTTAAATGTGCCATTGACCTCCTTGGCGCTGACGGGTCGGCTCTGTGCCGATGCGGCCACGGCCGCGAGTGTTATCAAAAGTGTTGTTAGTATGATCTTGCGTGTCATTATTGTTCCTCCGAATCGGCCGCAGGGTTCTCGATAGTCACCTTCACCGACGCTTTTATGGCTTTTTTGGTCGAATTGCGAACCTCGAAAACGTAATCGCCATTAGATATGAGTTCGGCTCGCAGATACCCGAAATCTTCGGTAGTTTCGGCCTTGCCCTTAATGAGATTGACGGACGTTTCTTTTGATGAGACCTCAACATCCATTGTCTGCCCGCTTTTTGCCGACACGACAAATCTTTTGGCCGAATTGGGTGCAAGCGATAGATTCGCCGTGCCCCAGTTCGCGCCTTTTGCAAAGACTATTCGCTGTGGACCGGCATCCTGCACGGTGTTCGCGTTAGTGTTGACGTTGGCCGTACTTTCGGCCGATGACGGCGATGGTGATGCCGCTTGGACAGAGTTTGTATTATTGACGGTGCCGACGGCCGCGTCCGATCCGCTACTTGAGCAGGAAACGGCCATAGCTATTGTTAATAGAACGATCGATATTTTCATAAATCCTCCGCATTTTTGCCGGGTACAAACTATTAAGCGAGAAAATCGCCGGGTCGGTATCATTGGCTAAATAAAAACTTGTGTGACGTCTGCCCGCCTAAATGGGTTCGGACGTCCGTATGCGCTAAACTGTTGTTTGCCGCTCAACGCTCTCCTATTTTTTCAGCGAGCATAATTTACGATGACGTCACCGGATCAAGAACAGATCACGCAATATCTGCGCCGTTGGAGCGGCGGCAGCGACGGCGCGCTCGAGGAAATGCTGCCGCACGTTTACGCCGAACTGAGGATGATCGCTAGCCGCTATCGCCGACGCGAACGCGGCGGAACACTCCAGACGACTGAGATAATAAACGAAGCATATCTGCGGCTATCGTCGCAAAACGACGTCGAGTGGCAGGACCGCTCACACTTTTTCGGTGTGGCGGCACGGATCATGCGACATATGCTGGTCGACCGAGCCCGGGCGAAACTCTTTGGCAAACGAGGCGGCGGCAGCGAACATTTAAGCTTGGACGAGATAGCAGCATTCACACCAGAACCCGATGTTAGTGTGATCGACCTCAACGATGCTCTCGAACGCCTCGCTGATTTTGACGAGCGCAAGGCACGGATCGTTGAGCTTAGATATTTTGGCGGACTTTCGGCCGCTGAAACTGCGGCAGTGCTCGGTGTTTCCGAGATCACTATCAAACGCGAATGGCTAAAAGCTAAGGCTTGGCTCTATCGCGACCTCACGGGCGAAGATTAGATGGGCAACACGGCAAATAGATCGAGCAGTGATGCCGAGCGTAAGCGTTGGCAATTGATCGACCGTCTTTTTGACGAGGCGATCGACATCGTCCCGGCGGATCGAGCCGACTTTATAGCAAGGCGGTGCGCCGGGGACGAAGCGTTAATGCGTGAGATCACTTCACTTTTGGACGCTGCGATTCGGTCAGAAGGACTTTTTGAATCACCGCAATTTACCGAAGCCGAGCCGGCCGACGATCAGTTTAAGGGCAAGAGATTTGGTTTATACCGGCTCCTAAGCCTGATCGGACGGGGCGGGATGGGTTCGGTCTATCTCGCGGTTCGAGAAGAAGATTTCTCAAAAAAGGTCGCGGTCAAGGTGATCCCGCCGCTGTCCGACTCGCCGACAACTGCAGCTAACTTTCGCCGCGAACGGCAGATACTTGCCCGACTCGACCACCCGAACATCGCCCGCCTTCTCGACGGCGGAACATCGCCGAATGGCACTCCATTCCTCGTAATGGAATACATCGAGGGCAAGCCGATCGACCAATATTGTGATGATGCCGGCCTCACGACCATCGAAAAATTACATATCTTTGAAAAGGTATGCCACGCCGTGAGCTTTGCCCATCAGAATCTGGTCGTGCACCGCGACCTCAAGCCTCAAAATATACTTGTCCGCAGTGACGCTTCGCCGATCCTACTTGATTTTGGTATTGCCAAGCTACTCGAATCGGACGACGGCAATACGGTCAGCGGTTTTGCTCTCACGCCCGATTATGCCGCACCCGAGCAGATCCGCGGCGAGAATATTACTACCGCGACCGACGTATATTCATTGGGCGTTATCCTTTTTGAGATGGTCGTGGGCAAACGGCCATTCGCCCTTTCAGGCAAGAGCCTGCCGGAAATGAGTACAGCGATCGGCCGAGGGCGACCTATCGGGCGCGATGAGATCGAGGACGAAGACTTGCGGGCGATCATAACGCACTCGCTGGCCGCCTCCGCGTCCGAGCGCTATCAGACCGTCGATGAACTCGGCGCCGATATCGCACGCCTACTCCAAAATGAGCCGATCAAGGCAAAGCCGGCGTCGCCGGCCTATCGATTTCGCAAATACGCTCGGCGGCATCGTCTGGCGATCGCGGCGGCAGCGATCGCCGTATTGCTGATCGCGGGCTGGGCCGGGACCTTCGCCTGGCAATTCGCGAATGCACGTTTACAGGCCTCAGCGAACCGCCGGGCGGCATACGCGGCCGAAATGACTCTGGCTGCCAAGGAATTTGAGGGGGCGAACGTGACCCGTGCTGCGGAACTCGTCGATAAGTACGATCCCGAAAAAAACCCCGCCGGCGATGACCTTCGCGGATTCGAGTGGTATCTATTGCACAAAATGATCGAACCAAAGGGCCGCATACGCAGCTTGCCGCACCCCGACGAGGTCTGGTCCACATCGTTTTCCGCAGACGGTAAACTGCTCGGTACCGCGTGTGACGATGGCATCGTTAGGATCTACGGAGTTGCGGACGGACAACTTGTGTCGCAGACCGCACCCGACAGCAGTGCCTGGATAATGCGCTTTTTACCGGACGGAAAGCGGTTTGCGGTCGCCTCCGGCACATCACGTTCGCCGTCGGTCAAGATCTATGATTCGGCAACGGGTGCATTCAGCAACGAACTGAAAGGCCACACGGCACGCGTTCGGGCCCTTGCGATCTCGCCGGACGGTAAACTGGCGGCGACTGGCTCGGCCGACGGAACACTAAGATTCTGGGACTTGGGCAGCGGCAAACAGATCCGTATCTTTAATTATGAAAGGGATGGTCGACCAATAGAGGTCAACACGGCCGAGTTTTCGCTCGACGGACGATTCCTGGCGTTTGCAGTTGCCGGAACAGTTTCGACTATTAATACTAGCGACTGGACGCGGAAGGAGTCAGATCCTGACGATCTGGCGGAACACGAAATCGAAACTTTCGCGTGGTCGCTCGCGTATTCTCCGCTCGGAAAAACGATCGCCGCCGGGATGTTTTCGGGTGAGGTCGGGCTATTTGATGCTGCGACATTGAAGCTGATCAAGGTACTTCGGCCTCATCGCGCAAATGTAAAGGGCATCGCGTTTACGCCGGACGGCAGCACACTGATCACCTCTAGTTGGGACAGAACGCTAATGTTGATCCGGCCGGAAAGCGGCGAGGTCCTCGCTGATCTTAAACCGCATCTGGGGGCTATACACGATGTCCAAATATCACCTGACGGCCGCACGATCGCGACGGCCGGAGCTGATCTGCGGGTAAATATCTCGAGTGTCGCCGACATCAATGACGGCCGTATTCCGTCAAGCGAGACGGCCTTTGCCACAGTCAGCGATGATCTGCAGATCATAAGTCATAACTCTCTCGAAAGCCGATTTGGGGCGTGGAACACTACCGACGGAACTCCTCAATGGTCATTAAAGAGTCGGTCGGCTTCGAGTACTGCGATATCGTCGGCCATCGGCGGTATCTTTCTGCAGGGTGACTCGATAGGACGAATTGCCGTTCGAAGCTCGTCGAACGGGAGTTTGGTCAATGACTTCAAGATCTTTGAACGCCCGGTGACCGCGGTCCAACTATCGCCTGACCACGAGCGAGCCGTCGCAACCGATACTCGGGGCGGCGTCACCGTCTTTGATCCGTCGGACGGCCGTACCATTTTCGAATTAAATAGCCATACATCGATCGCAAAGGTCGCCATTTTTTCGCCGGACGCGAAAATGCTTGTCACGGGCGGCAACGACAAGGCAGTTAAGGTTTGGGATATGTCGACCGGTGAATTGATCAACGATCTTCGCGGCCATACCGAAGCGGTGACGGCAGCGGCATTTTCGGCGGACGGCAAACTGCTTGCGACAGGCTCAGCCGATGATACGATAAAGATTTGGCGTTGCTCCGACTGGAAACTCGAGCGCGAGCTCGGCGGCTTTAGTAACGGAGTCGCGTCGATCGTATTTACGCCGGACGGCACCCGGCTCGCAGCGGCCACCGATGTCGGCCTGATTCGATTTTGGGATCCGTTGGACGGTTTGCAGGTATTTGCTCTGTCGGCGTCTGAGAAAGGCGTAAACAAGATCGCTTTCTCCGACGGCGGTAAAATACTCGTCAGCATCGATGCTGGTGCCAAGATCAGATTATGGCGTACGGTTTAGCTGACGCCGCTAACACAAATATGGATATTTCGATCAGAAACGCCGGTATCGACGACGCCGTACTGGTCGCGGTGCTCGCATCTACCACATTTTACGAATCGTATTCGCGGCAGGACGAATCCGACAATCTTGCACAATATATCAGCGAATCCTTTGCGGTTGCGGCAATCGTTGACGAGATCCAGGATCCGACATCAACTTTCTTGATCGCATACGTCGATGGCAAGGCGGTCGGGTATGCTCGACTCATCGACTATTCGACAACCGACGGAGTAAGCAGTGATCGTGTTATCGAATTAAGGCGAATCTATATTCTCGAACGTCTGTGGGGTACCGGTATCGGTGAGCAATTGCTGACACAATGCGTCAAAACCGCGTCGGAGCGAGGGTTTGACACAATATGGCTCGGCGTTTGGGAAGAAAACCTGCGGGCTCGGCGGTTCTATGACAAGTTCGGTTTCAAACAGGTCGGCACTCTCACGTTTCCATATGGCGACGTGGTCGGCATCAATCTTGTGCTCCAAAAAAACCTAACCTAAATGTATATCACCGTTGGGCGGCCAGTTCAGCACCCCATTCGCTGATAGGTTGTGGGGTCGCGGTGGCGGCTTCATTATAAAACTTTGCCTTTGTCGTTAGGCGATAGATGCCGACGTGGATGGTCTTTGTCGCCATATCGACCGCGATCGCTGATTCGCTCATCGTGCACGAGTGAGCCTCGCATCCGGTCGTAAACAAAAAGCCGCTGACATTCTTAAACGGCATTTCGACCGCAAATGATGCCATAAATGCTGTATATCGAGCGCCCAGCAGTTTTCTTAGGCGGGTTTTTACTGCCGGCAGTTTCAGAAATGCTCCCGGATATTTGTCCACGTATTTCCCGAGGTTCGCCGGCAATGCCGGACTATTCGATTGGGCGTTCGAGATGCTCGAAGCGGCCATCGTGATGGAAACTAATAACAAAAACAACACTACATTTCGTTTCATTTCCTTAAGTTCCTTGCCGACGCACGCCGGCACACGGCTAAAATCGATAACGCAACTGTGCCGTAAAGCTGCGTCCGGCACCGTCGACACCCCAGCTTGGGTTACGGTACTGTTGGTCAAACATATTCTCAAACGCCCAGAATATCGTCACCTTTTCGGCCGCGTTGATGCCTCCGCGAATGTTCGCAAGGCCGTAGCCCGGCAGCGATGTAAACATCGGAGCGGCTACGAATCCCGGGCCGAGAACCCGCGTTAGAACCTGTGTAATATTCTCGCCGGTCGGTAGCAGCGTGTATGTATTAACATTGCCGTTGCAGGTTCCGGCGGCGTTCGAGGTCAGACCCTGAACGCAGGCTCCGCGGCGGAAGTAATTTTCGATCTGCGAACGCGATCGAGGCGACCCCGTGCGGCGATCAGAAAGGTCGAGGCTTGACAGTCGGTCCTGCTTGGCGGCGATCGTTGAGTAAAATTCCACCCAGAATTTCGAACGATTATATTTAAGGCTCAAGAATGCGTTGGGCGGCGGTGTTCCGCCCTCGATATTAGGCGGCACTCCGTTCGCTTTGTCGGCAGAGTGAATATAGGTGATGTTGCCACGGGCGGACCAATTATCATTGATGCGGCCTTCGGCCTCGTACTCAAAACCGTAAAGGCGAGCGTCGGTATAGTTCGCCCGCACCAGCACGGGTGCGGTCGAGAGGCCGACGAAAACGACGCCGCTCGGCAACTGCGAAATGATCGGCTCACTGCCCAGAAACTGTCCGACTGATCCGGCGGGCAAGATCAGAGACTGTTTGGTGATCGCACTGTTGATGTCGAGTACAAACGCCGTAAACTCGGTGTCAAAACGGCGATTTTCGTATCTAACCGAAAAATCGAAATTTTGGCTCGTTTCCGAACGCTGTTTTGAGACCGGAATGCCGGTTGAGACCGCATCGCTGCCGGCGGTCGTGCCGATCGTCCCGGAGAGTCTTTGCGAAGCAAGATAATCGACCTCAAAACCGTCTCCCGTCAGCCCGAGCGTGCCCAGATCGGTCATACTCGGATAACGAAATCCGCGGCCGTAGTTGAACGCGAGGCGAAACTGCTGAGCCAACCGAGCCACCATTCCGACGCGGCCTGACCAATCAGCAACGCGAAGGCTGTCACTCGCCCAGAGGGCTCGTCCGCCGACGATTGGCGAATCCGAACCCTTTGCACTGTAATGCACTCCGCCGTAACGCAAGGCTCCCGTGATCCTCAATCGATCCGGTATCGCTTGCCAGGCGTTCTGTATAAACAACCCGGCCGAATTGAATCTCGCTTCATCCGGAACGCGGGGCCGCGAGATCGTCGTAACGTTTGTTACGGGGTTGACGATGAAAGCAGGTGAGTTGATCTGTTCACCGTAAAAATCGCCGCCGAAAAGAAACGTATTGCGTTTCGGCAACTGTTTGTCCAGGAAAAAGCTAAAGCCGGTCGTCGATGTGCGTTCGTACTGATGTGTGATGTCGGCAAAGGGATTGCCCTGGCCGCCCTGATTTACGCGCTCCTCGCGTTGGCTGTTGTACGAGACGGTAAATGATGCCGAATCAAACCATCCGAAACGCTGCTTGACGAAACGGGCGTAGCCGAAATCCAGCATCAGATTTCGAAGGTCGGCGATCAGATTGCCGTCGCCGCCCAGAAGCTGGTCGAAACGCTTGCCGCCATCCTGTTGTCCGCGTTGATAGTAAAAGATGAATTGGCTATCGGAACGCGGTGCATAATTGATACGTGTCGCTCCGCCGTATTGCGTAAAGCCCGTATCGGGACTGCGGTCATAGAGCACATTGGACGGCAGGCCTAGATAGCGTGTGATCGCTGAGTGTGTGTCGAGTCCCTTGGCCGTCCGCAAAGGGTTGGCGCGGCGGGCACTCAGACTGACATAGCCGCCGAGTTTGTTAGTGCCGTAGCTAAGAAACGCAGAGCTGCCAAAACCATTATTGGCTGATGTGAAGCTCGGGTTAAATTCGCCGTGAAACTCGGCCTTGTTATCGCCAAAGCGGGCAAATTTGGTAACCATATTGACAGTGCCGCCAAGCGAGTCGCTGCCGTACTGGGCTCCGTTCGGCCCACGCAGAACCTCGATCGCGGAGAGGTTTGCCCCGTCATTTAGGTTAAAGAACGTGTTAATGCCGCCGCGTTGGGCACCATTGGTATAGCGGACGCCGTCGATATAGTTGACGACATTCTTACCGGTCAGGCCGCGAACGACGATCGCCCCGATCGTAGGGCTTGTCATCTGGACATTGAGTCCCGCCTCCTCTTTACCGACCTGAGCCAAAACCGATGTGGACCGCTCGAGAATGCGCTCGGCCGAGATGATGTTGACCGCCTGAGGAATATTCTGCCTTTCCTGCCGGCCACCGATCTCGGCACTAACAACGAGGTGTGTCTCGCCGACCGATAAACGGAGTTCCAGGCCCGAGATCGCCGACGATGCTACCAGCAACGGCTTGATCAATCTGCCAAAGCCATTGGCATCGACCGTGATCTCATACCGCCCGGGCGCCAGATCCTTGAACGTAAATCCGCCCGACGAATCGGTGAGGTATATGTTCTTAGTCGAAGTCCGGATCTCGCGGAGCTCGACCCTTGCGCCCGTCACGACATCGCCGTTCTGATCGACGACGGTTCCGCGGACCGAACCCGCGGGAGCAGACTGAGCTAAAGCCGCGACGCTGAGTATAGCGGTAAGCAAAACAGCAGTAAAAATGTGCTTCATAAATCTTAAATCAATAGTCGAAATTATAGCCTAATCGAGCTGATACGTGGCAACACTAGTCGGTGTCTCGTAACAGCGGACCTTATAGACGCTGACGCGATCGTCGCCGACCCGACCGTTAACGTACTCCAGAAAGTAGCGTGCTAGATTTTCGGCAGACGGATTGAGTTCCTCATCAAAAGGCGGCAACTCGTTTAGGTTACGGTGATCGAGGTACTTCACGATCTCATCGGCAGCCTTTTTGAGGTCGCCGAAATCTATCAGCAGTCCGATATTATTGAGCTCGCGGCCGCGGGCAAATATCTCGATCTTGTAATTATGCCCGTGCAGATTCTCGCATTTCCCCTTGTATCCACGCAATTGATGTGCGGATGAGAAATTGCGTTCGATCATTACTTCAAAAAAAGCTGACATCCCGCCATTATATCCCAACGCCCGCGCGATCTCGAATTAGCTCGCCCGCATTGGCCTCATCGCTCATAATTCGAGCTTGTCCCACAAATACTTAAAGTGGGACAAAAGGTGGGACAAGTTAACTGTTGTGCCCATTGACACAACCGTATCTTGTCCCACTGTCCCAAGATTTTCAGAATTTTTGTGCCGTCTGTGTGTCGTCCTGAAAAAAGTTTACAGTTTTATGCTCTTAGTCCTGAAATGGGTTTATAGGTCGGTCTTGCGTTTTCAAATATCCAGCGTCTAATACAATTTTATCACACGTGTCAAGTATTAGTGAATGTTGCGTAGATGGGATATCGCCGAATGGTTCCCGCGTTTGCGGTCGAGGTGTTTATGAGAACCGGGAGCGTTAGCAAGTGGGCTCGTACCAATCGTTAAAGCTCACTTCCTGGATAACTATCAAACTAAAACACGTCCCCAAATCATTGACCGCATTCGCTATTCGCGAATTGCGAATGTAAAATATGGTTATGAACTTGAAGCCTCAGGACATAGTCATATTACTCAAGCTTTGCGGGTATGAAGAGTCAAGACCCGCTTACAGTATAATCGCGGCCGATCTGGGAATGAGTCCGTCGGAAGTCAATGGCGCATTAAAGCGCCTACAAGCGGCGGGATTGATCCACGGCCCTGAAATGGGCCAGACCCCGATTCTGGCTGCAACCGAAGAATTTTTGATCCACGGCGTCAAGTATGCGTTTCCCGCAAAACGCGGACATTTTACAAGGGGAATGCCAACGTCCTACGCCGCCGAACCGTTGAACAGTTTGATCGCTGCCGGCGATGACCCGATACCGGTCTGGCCCGACCCGACCGGCAAGAAACGCGGAATAAGCCTCGCTCCGCTTTATAGATCCGTGCCGGAAGCAGCCAAGCGTGATCCCCTGCTATATCAACGTCTGGCAATACTCGATGCGATCAGGAGCGGAGGCGCTCGACAGCGCAAATTGGCTGAAAAGGAACTAGTCAAGAATCTGAGAAAACGTGATGGCAAACTCTAATCTGGAAATGCTGCGGATCGCGGCTATGAGGCTAGGGGATCTTGTCGAGGAACTGGTGTTTGTCGGCGGTTGTACAACAGATCTCTTTATAACGGATGAGGGCTCGGCCGAAATTCGCCCGACAAAAGATGTCGACGCCATAGTCGAAGCCACAACCTACGCACAATACATCAAGTTCTCACGACGATTGGAAAAAGCCGGCTTTCGGCCTGATACAAGCAATAACGCCCCACTTTGCAGATGGGTTAATCAGGACACGACTCTTGACGTAATGCCGCTCGACGAAAATACTCTCGGCTTTACCAATATCTGGTACAAGGCGGCATTTGAAACGGCACAATCGATCAAGATCTCAGAAGCCTTGACGATAAAGGTGGTAACTCCCGTGTACTTTTGTGCCACCAAGATCGACGCCTTTAGAGGGCGTGGAAAAGGTGACTATCTTGGCAGTCCCGATCTTGAAGATCTGATCGCCGTCATCGACGGTCGTGAGGAATTGGTAAATGAAATTAGCTCGTCACCGATAGACGTCAAAAATTACATCACCGAACAAATCAGAACCTTGCTCAAGAAAAGAGGGTTTACTGATGCTCTTGCCGGACATCTACTCCCCGACGAAGCGGGTCAGGCGAGAATTCATATTCTGCTCGATCGCTTAAATAGGATCTCCAAACTATAGACGACCAATCGAACGGTATTGCCGATTCGGAAAGCCGCGGCCGTATCCGCTCGGCAAGGCCGGTCGCTGGTCAACCGTCCTTTTTGGGGGTGATGGCCGCGATGGTTTCGGCGTCTACGGTGCGAAGGTGTAGGTCACGTTGGGGAAAGGGTATCTCGATATTTGCCGCCGAGAGTGCGGAGTAAACGGATGATACAAGTGCGCTTCGGATCGGCACCCAATCATCTGAATTTTCGGTCCAGGCACGCAGTTCGAAGTTGAGGGCACTTTCGCCCATCCGCATAAATAGGGCACGAGGTGCCGGTTCTTCAAGAATGTCGGTATTATCGGTCGCCACCTTTTTCAAAATGCCCAGCACCAATTCCGGATCTGTGCCGTAGGCGACACCGACCTCGATGTCCAGACGGCGTTTATCATCGGACATCGTCCAATTTATCACTTCCTCGGATATCAGATGACTATTTGGCAGGATCACGTCCGACCCGTCGACCTTGCGCAGCACGCTTGCCCGCAGGCCGATCTGTTTCAGTGCCCCGACGTGTTGCCCGATCTGGACCGTGTCGCCAACCTTGACGGGACGCTCGAACAGCAGTATCAGGCCCGAAACAAAGTTGTTGATTATATTTTGGAGTCCCAAACCCACACCGATACCGATCGCACCGAGGACGATGGCAAACTGTGACAGTTCAAATCCAAGAGCGGCGATGGCAAACAGAAAACCGGCGATCAGGATCACGTAATGTAATGTCGTCGATATCGCGTACGAAACGCCCGACCCGAGATCGATTCGCGGGTAGACATCCTCCTTGAGAACAAACCGTATGAACCTCGAGACCAGAATTGCGACCCAAAATGAGGCGATCACCGTCAGGATATGCCCGACGGACAGATTGACCGAACCGATGGCGATCGATGCCGAAAGTACATCACCGATGAAGGTAAATACAACGTCTCGGATCGAAAAGACGTAAAGAGCTGATATTACCCAAACTATAACCGCCAGCCATTTAACGATCCGCAAGATTCCGAGGCGCACCGTCTGGCGATGATCGATGACCATATTCAATTGCGAGAGTGGGCGGACCCGCAATGCAAAGATAACCAGACCATTAATGATCCGATACGCGGTGAAGAGCACAAGAGCAAGATACGATGACCGAAGTACTCCGTTAGCCAGGATCGATGAAAGGTTTACAAATCCGAATAGATTGGCGAAAAAGGCGACCGCAAATATTGCCATCGCAAATGGCGCGACTCCGCGAACGATGGAATAAGACCGATGATTTCCCGCTTCGACGCGGGCGGCCAATCGCTTGGAGCGTCGTACCCACGCAAAAAACGCAAAGGACGCGAGCATTTCTGACATCGAAAAGATCCTCGCCAGGAGGTCAATGCCGGATACAAGATCGCGGATCCGATCAAAAAAATAAAAAGCGACGAGAGCGTATAAAAGCGGATAGAAAGTGCGCGGGATCAGCCTCGGCAGTAGGAAAAGTATCGGCACCAAAAGGGCCAAACCCATCAGCGTCGTCAGGAGTCTTGGAGCCTGCTCGTAAAGGAAACCGGAGAGAAAGATCGAAAAGAGCACGGCCGCGGCCGCCGGATGCTGGAAGATCGTGGTCGAACGCTCAAGGTTCGGCTCGTTTTCGACGATGGGCACGATCCTTTTGCCCGCCCAATAAAACCCTAAATATAGGAGCAGAATGGCCAATCCGTGCAGAACAAATCGTTCGACGTGCCCGGCCGCATATTGGCCAAGCGAGCTAAATCCCGAGTTGACAGTTCGACGCATTTCGGCAAACACGCCGTCTGACGTCGGTGTCCGGTCAACGATGGCCCAGACGGGCGGGCTGTCCCTGACAAACAGCCTTGACAGCTCAAAACGCCGGCGTTCCTTGATCGAAATTGTAATATTCTCGGTTCGGCTTTCCAGCTCGCTCAGCTTGGATTGGAGTGCCAGCAACTCAGCACGATCCCGCTCTGCGGCCGTTCGCACCCCGCGGATCGACACAATGGTATCTGCAATTCGGCGTTTGACCTCATCCGGAACCGGTGTCTCGGATAAGGTTGTTCTATTGGAGTCAGGCGTTCCCGATGCGATGGCCTGCGGGGTTAGGGCGACCTCGGTTTGCCGCCAAAGTTCGCCCAACTCGCCCAATTCTCCGATCCGCTGATCCAACTCGCCTAGC
This is a stretch of genomic DNA from Chloracidobacterium sp.. It encodes these proteins:
- a CDS encoding sigma-70 family RNA polymerase sigma factor, with translation MTSPDQEQITQYLRRWSGGSDGALEEMLPHVYAELRMIASRYRRRERGGTLQTTEIINEAYLRLSSQNDVEWQDRSHFFGVAARIMRHMLVDRARAKLFGKRGGGSEHLSLDEIAAFTPEPDVSVIDLNDALERLADFDERKARIVELRYFGGLSAAETAAVLGVSEITIKREWLKAKAWLYRDLTGED
- a CDS encoding serine/threonine protein kinase, which produces MGNTANRSSSDAERKRWQLIDRLFDEAIDIVPADRADFIARRCAGDEALMREITSLLDAAIRSEGLFESPQFTEAEPADDQFKGKRFGLYRLLSLIGRGGMGSVYLAVREEDFSKKVAVKVIPPLSDSPTTAANFRRERQILARLDHPNIARLLDGGTSPNGTPFLVMEYIEGKPIDQYCDDAGLTTIEKLHIFEKVCHAVSFAHQNLVVHRDLKPQNILVRSDASPILLDFGIAKLLESDDGNTVSGFALTPDYAAPEQIRGENITTATDVYSLGVILFEMVVGKRPFALSGKSLPEMSTAIGRGRPIGRDEIEDEDLRAIITHSLAASASERYQTVDELGADIARLLQNEPIKAKPASPAYRFRKYARRHRLAIAAAAIAVLLIAGWAGTFAWQFANARLQASANRRAAYAAEMTLAAKEFEGANVTRAAELVDKYDPEKNPAGDDLRGFEWYLLHKMIEPKGRIRSLPHPDEVWSTSFSADGKLLGTACDDGIVRIYGVADGQLVSQTAPDSSAWIMRFLPDGKRFAVASGTSRSPSVKIYDSATGAFSNELKGHTARVRALAISPDGKLAATGSADGTLRFWDLGSGKQIRIFNYERDGRPIEVNTAEFSLDGRFLAFAVAGTVSTINTSDWTRKESDPDDLAEHEIETFAWSLAYSPLGKTIAAGMFSGEVGLFDAATLKLIKVLRPHRANVKGIAFTPDGSTLITSSWDRTLMLIRPESGEVLADLKPHLGAIHDVQISPDGRTIATAGADLRVNISSVADINDGRIPSSETAFATVSDDLQIISHNSLESRFGAWNTTDGTPQWSLKSRSASSTAISSAIGGIFLQGDSIGRIAVRSSSNGSLVNDFKIFERPVTAVQLSPDHERAVATDTRGGVTVFDPSDGRTIFELNSHTSIAKVAIFSPDAKMLVTGGNDKAVKVWDMSTGELINDLRGHTEAVTAAAFSADGKLLATGSADDTIKIWRCSDWKLERELGGFSNGVASIVFTPDGTRLAAATDVGLIRFWDPLDGLQVFALSASEKGVNKIAFSDGGKILVSIDAGAKIRLWRTV
- a CDS encoding GNAT family N-acetyltransferase — translated: MAYGLADAANTNMDISIRNAGIDDAVLVAVLASTTFYESYSRQDESDNLAQYISESFAVAAIVDEIQDPTSTFLIAYVDGKAVGYARLIDYSTTDGVSSDRVIELRRIYILERLWGTGIGEQLLTQCVKTASERGFDTIWLGVWEENLRARRFYDKFGFKQVGTLTFPYGDVVGINLVLQKNLT
- a CDS encoding TonB-dependent receptor; this encodes MKHIFTAVLLTAILSVAALAQSAPAGSVRGTVVDQNGDVVTGARVELREIRTSTKNIYLTDSSGGFTFKDLAPGRYEITVDANGFGRLIKPLLVASSAISGLELRLSVGETHLVVSAEIGGRQERQNIPQAVNIISAERILERSTSVLAQVGKEEAGLNVQMTSPTIGAIVVRGLTGKNVVNYIDGVRYTNGAQRGGINTFFNLNDGANLSAIEVLRGPNGAQYGSDSLGGTVNMVTKFARFGDNKAEFHGEFNPSFTSANNGFGSSAFLSYGTNKLGGYVSLSARRANPLRTAKGLDTHSAITRYLGLPSNVLYDRSPDTGFTQYGGATRINYAPRSDSQFIFYYQRGQQDGGKRFDQLLGGDGNLIADLRNLMLDFGYARFVKQRFGWFDSASFTVSYNSQREERVNQGGQGNPFADITHQYERTSTTGFSFFLDKQLPKRNTFLFGGDFYGEQINSPAFIVNPVTNVTTISRPRVPDEARFNSAGLFIQNAWQAIPDRLRITGALRYGGVHYSAKGSDSPIVGGRALWASDSLRVADWSGRVGMVARLAQQFRLAFNYGRGFRYPSMTDLGTLGLTGDGFEVDYLASQRLSGTIGTTAGSDAVSTGIPVSKQRSETSQNFDFSVRYENRRFDTEFTAFVLDINSAITKQSLILPAGSVGQFLGSEPIISQLPSGVVFVGLSTAPVLVRANYTDARLYGFEYEAEGRINDNWSARGNITYIHSADKANGVPPNIEGGTPPPNAFLSLKYNRSKFWVEFYSTIAAKQDRLSSLDLSDRRTGSPRSRSQIENYFRRGACVQGLTSNAAGTCNGNVNTYTLLPTGENITQVLTRVLGPGFVAAPMFTSLPGYGLANIRGGINAAEKVTIFWAFENMFDQQYRNPSWGVDGAGRSFTAQLRYRF
- the queD gene encoding 6-carboxytetrahydropterin synthase QueD, whose product is MSAFFEVMIERNFSSAHQLRGYKGKCENLHGHNYKIEIFARGRELNNIGLLIDFGDLKKAADEIVKYLDHRNLNELPPFDEELNPSAENLARYFLEYVNGRVGDDRVSVYKVRCYETPTSVATYQLD